Proteins from a genomic interval of Paenibacillus sp. RC334:
- a CDS encoding glycosyltransferase family 2 protein produces MRLLNWFYKFLKKKRIYYFDYKKTKNYKLLAMLRIRNESLILQDTLNHLSEFADGIICYDDASTDNTFEILKNHEKVIAVIRNFHWETTPEERLKSETEHRDNLLQLSSRYSPEWIFCTDADERYIGGIKEFINSNDSQNVDIVKIQLFDAYITKEDQQPYAPTSKLLNFRKYFGPERRDIVMLWRPNASIKYIGLDSREPSYTEDSSIATLFYCQHYGKSLSIQHWEETCDYYANYFPYESYGKKWIERKGRAVHEKSDFGRALYKWGDELFSNAINIKP; encoded by the coding sequence ATGAGATTATTAAATTGGTTTTATAAATTTTTAAAAAAGAAAAGAATATATTATTTCGATTATAAAAAAACTAAAAATTACAAACTTTTAGCAATGTTGCGGATAAGAAACGAATCTCTAATTCTCCAAGATACATTAAATCATTTGAGTGAATTTGCTGATGGGATTATATGTTATGATGACGCAAGTACGGATAATACTTTTGAAATTTTAAAGAATCATGAGAAGGTTATTGCAGTAATTAGAAACTTTCATTGGGAGACAACACCTGAGGAACGTTTAAAAAGTGAAACAGAACATCGTGATAATCTTCTTCAGTTATCCTCCCGTTATTCTCCTGAATGGATATTTTGTACCGACGCTGATGAGCGATATATAGGAGGAATAAAAGAATTTATAAACTCTAATGATTCTCAAAACGTTGATATAGTTAAAATTCAACTGTTTGATGCCTATATAACCAAGGAGGATCAGCAGCCTTATGCTCCTACGAGCAAACTCCTCAACTTCAGAAAATATTTCGGGCCTGAAAGACGAGATATTGTTATGTTATGGAGACCAAATGCGAGTATTAAATATATTGGATTGGATTCAAGAGAGCCTTCATATACTGAGGACAGTAGTATAGCTACCTTGTTTTATTGCCAACATTATGGGAAATCTCTGTCAATTCAGCATTGGGAAGAAACTTGCGATTATTATGCTAATTATTTTCCATATGAGTCCTATGGGAAAAAATGGATTGAAAGAAAGGGAAGGGCGGTTCATGAAAAGTCAGACTTTGGTCGTGCTTTGTATAAATGGGGAGATGAGCTTTTCAGTAATGCAATTAATATTAAGCCATAA